CTCTATGAGCAACACCCTCTTTaagagcttcttcatcagtcaTTCGGCCATGTACACTACCACCGGACCCCTTTTCAATGTCAATGACATAAAGACGTCCATTTGGTGCCAGCTTACCAGCCAGTCTCTTGGTACATTTATCAGTATCATGAATATGGTGATATGATAATGATGTCACCACAGCATCAAACTGTCCTAGCGAGTCGTCATCAGTAGCCAACAAATCAAGTACCAATGCTCTCATTTCCGACTCGGGAATACCCTGGTTCTCAATTTTTTGGTTGAAAATGCCTACCATATCTGGTGATATATCTACACCGACAATTTCCTTACAATAGGGAGCCAAAGACTGGCTCACCAAACCTGTACCACAAGCAAAATCCAATACACGAGTGGACTCGGGATCCCAGAGCTCATCAGCCACATTTGGAATATCCAGATCATTGAAATCGAAATCATTGCTCGCAAACTCCGTTTCCTCAGTATCAGGTGCGTTATCGAACCTGAACTGGAGTACTTTAGTGGCCACTACGCGAGAAATCAATTGAGTATTTTCGTTGTCATACTCGGCCGCTTTATCTTTGAATGACGAAAGATTCGCCGCAATCACTTTTTCATGGTGACTCATTTTACAACAAATTCGAAAGGGGACCCTTAAAACTGGCGTATATGACCTGCACGAGAATATAACC
This is a stretch of genomic DNA from Sugiyamaella lignohabitans strain CBS 10342 chromosome C, complete sequence. It encodes these proteins:
- the COQ3 gene encoding hexaprenyldihydroxybenzoate methyltransferase (O-methyltransferase; catalyzes two different O-methylation steps in ubiquinone (Coenzyme Q) biosynthesis; component of a mitochondrial ubiquinone-synthesizing complex; phosphoprotein; GO_component: GO:0019898 - extrinsic component of membrane [Evidence IDA] [PMID 10419476]; GO_component: GO:0016020 - membrane [Evidence IEA]; GO_component: GO:0005743 - mitochondrial inner membrane [Evidence IEA,IEA]; GO_component: GO:0005743 - mitochondrial inner membrane [Evidence IDA] [PMID 10419476]; GO_component: GO:0005739 - mitochondrion [Evidence IEA]; GO_component: GO:0005739 - mitochondrion [Evidence IDA] [PMID 10760477]; GO_component: GO:0005739 - mitochondrion [Evidence IDA] [PMID 14576278]; GO_component: GO:0005739 - mitochondrion [Evidence IDA] [PMID 16823961]; GO_function: GO:0008425 - 2-polyprenyl-6-methoxy-1,4-benzoquinone methyltransferase activity [Evidence IEA]; GO_function: GO:0061543 - 3-demethylubiquinone-6 3-O-methyltransferase activity [Evidence IMP] [PMID 10419476]; GO_function: GO:0008689 - 3-demethylubiquinone-9 3-O-methyltransferase activity [Evidence IEA]; GO_function: GO:0004395 - hexaprenyldihydroxybenzoate methyltransferase activity [Evidence IEA]; GO_function: GO:0004395 - hexaprenyldihydroxybenzoate methyltransferase activity [Evidence IMP] [PMID 1885593]; GO_function: GO:0008168 - methyltransferase activity [Evidence IEA]; GO_function: GO:0016740 - transferase activity [Evidence IEA]; GO_process: GO:0032259 - methylation [Evidence IEA]; GO_process: GO:0006744 - ubiquinone biosynthetic process [Evidence IEA,IEA,IEA]; GO_process: GO:0006744 - ubiquinone biosynthetic process [Evidence IDA] [PMID 10419476]; GO_process: GO:0006744 - ubiquinone biosynthetic process [Evidence IMP] [PMID 1885593]); its protein translation is MSHHEKVIAANLSSFKDKAAEYDNENTQLISRVVATKVLQFRFDNAPDTEETEFASNDFDFNDLDIPNVADELWDPESTRVLDFACGTGLVSQSLAPYCKEIVGVDISPDMVGIFNQKIENQGIPESEMRALVLDLLATDDDSLGQFDAVVTSLSYHHIHDTDKCTKRLAGKLAPNGRLYVIDIEKGSGGSVHGRMTDEEALKEGVAHRGGLEADELVQTFKNAGLDQVKVTRAFRVKLWVPEDKVKSFSGITGETKVVNGKTLHCSKVNLMLVTGRRK